The DNA segment TTCATCCATTACCAGTCGATCCCTATTTGCGCTTTAATACCTGAGCGAAAGGCGTGTTTTTCTTCTCTGACTTCACTCACTGTGTCGGCGATTGCGACTAACTCTTTGTGGGCGCTGCGGCCGGTGACAATAACTGTTTGATCGACAGGGCGGTTGCGAATAGCGCTAAGTACTTCGTCCAGATCTAAATATTGGTAACTGAGCATGTAAGTCAGTTCGTCTAATAGCACCATTTGAAGATCTGGATTAGCTAACATCGCCTTAGCATGAACCCATGCAGCTTCTGCGGCAGCGATATCTGCGGTTTTATCTTGGGTATCCCAGGTAAATCCGGTTTTCATGGCGTGATAAGGCATATCTGGACGTACTTGCTGGATAAATTTAACTTCACCTGCTTCCCAAGTGCCTTTGATGAACTGCACCACGCCGGCATTAAAACCATGGCCAATACAACGAATGATATTACCAAAACCCGCGCAGGTTTTACCTTTACCATTGCCCGTCATCACGATCAAAATACCTCGTTCTTCCGTGGCTTTATCAACACGTTTAGCGACTGTGCTTTGGATCTTCTGCATCTTTTGTTGGTGTTTATCTTGGCTATTTTCTTCCGTCATTGTGCATTCCTTTCATGCCTTGAACTGTTAACTTTAGTGTAAGGCTTTTATTATTAAATGGAAGTAGATAAGTTAAAAATCGCCTTGAATTAGTTTTTGATAAATCTGGTCTTTTAAGGCGACACGGCGACTTTTTAATTCGCTAAAGTGACTGTCTGTGGTGGGGATATCACTGGCTTCGAGGCCGTAAATATGATGATCGAGTTTATGATATTCTTTGGCGAGGGCGGCAAATTCGGGATCATCGCTTTTTAATGTGGCGATATCGATGGCGTGTTCTGGAAATTCATGGGTTAAAGGGTGTTTTTCATTCTGCATTATAATGACCTTGTAGGGATGAACGGATCCTTTTAGTTTAGTCGAATCCGTTCATTGCGATGTTTAATGTAACGTAACGCCATGAAGCCAAGGCAACCAGCGACTGCGCTGTACCAAGGGATTGATTCAAATAAAAACAT comes from the Moritella yayanosii genome and includes:
- a CDS encoding YdcH family protein; protein product: MQNEKHPLTHEFPEHAIDIATLKSDDPEFAALAKEYHKLDHHIYGLEASDIPTTDSHFSELKSRRVALKDQIYQKLIQGDF
- the cobO gene encoding cob(I)yrinic acid a,c-diamide adenosyltransferase, with product MTEENSQDKHQQKMQKIQSTVAKRVDKATEERGILIVMTGNGKGKTCAGFGNIIRCIGHGFNAGVVQFIKGTWEAGEVKFIQQVRPDMPYHAMKTGFTWDTQDKTADIAAAEAAWVHAKAMLANPDLQMVLLDELTYMLSYQYLDLDEVLSAIRNRPVDQTVIVTGRSAHKELVAIADTVSEVREEKHAFRSGIKAQIGIDW